In Opitutaceae bacterium TAV5, one genomic interval encodes:
- a CDS encoding N-terminal cleavage protein, protein MKTQPNLHPYSLPSRAFTLIELLTVIAIIGILAGIMIPVVGAVRAKARAVQCISNLRQIGVAFLGHAAANKDYLPNGCWRASGVELMWDEAISPYLQHSFGSSAPNDVSGNRRGKDMLFCPSDTKHARYSATWVRRSYSFSRGATPSDRDKQYGYRLSEFTSLSRTILVTDRSQSNNYCGSYACWDIGGASTQKGGDGMGEQTHKGRFNYLFVDGHVKNLDPAETSTPYNMWTFTGQ, encoded by the coding sequence ATGAAAACACAACCCAACCTTCATCCATATAGCCTGCCTTCGCGGGCTTTTACCCTGATAGAGCTCCTTACCGTCATCGCCATCATTGGCATCTTGGCGGGCATAATGATCCCCGTGGTCGGAGCCGTGCGCGCGAAAGCCCGCGCAGTACAATGCATAAGCAACCTCCGGCAAATCGGCGTGGCCTTCCTCGGCCATGCCGCCGCTAACAAGGATTACCTGCCCAACGGTTGCTGGCGGGCATCAGGTGTCGAACTCATGTGGGACGAAGCCATCAGCCCCTATCTTCAACACAGCTTTGGCAGTTCCGCTCCCAACGACGTCAGCGGCAACCGCCGTGGCAAGGACATGCTTTTTTGTCCGAGCGACACCAAACATGCACGTTATTCCGCCACCTGGGTGCGCCGTTCCTACTCCTTTTCACGAGGGGCCACCCCCTCAGATCGGGATAAACAATACGGCTATCGGCTCTCCGAATTCACAAGCCTGTCACGCACGATTCTTGTCACTGATCGCAGCCAAAGTAACAACTATTGTGGTTCTTACGCCTGCTGGGACATCGGCGGCGCGTCCACTCAAAAAGGGGGTGATGGCATGGGGGAACAGACGCACAAGGGGCGTTTCAATTATCTGTTTGTCGATGGACATGTGAAAAACCTCGATCCCGCCGAAACCTCCACTCCCTACAACATGTGGACGTTCACTGGCCAATAG